From the Pseudomonas putida genome, one window contains:
- the arsH gene encoding arsenical resistance protein ArsH: MNDHLPNIQPELIDLPSLERLEPKDPSTHKPRILLLYGSTRERSFSRLMVQEAARLLEEFGAETRIFDPSGLPLPDDAPDSHEKVLELRELMQWSEGQVWCSPERHGSMSAVFKAQIDWVPLAMGAVRPTQGKTLAVMQVCGGSQSFNVVNQLRVLGRWMRMFTIPNQSSVPKAFLEFDDAGRMKPSSFYDRLVDVMEELTKFTLLLRDRQDYLVDRYSERKESAEELSKRVNLRSI, from the coding sequence ATGAACGACCACCTGCCAAATATCCAGCCAGAACTGATCGATCTGCCGTCGCTGGAGCGTCTGGAGCCGAAGGATCCCTCCACGCATAAACCACGCATCCTGCTGCTGTACGGATCGACCCGCGAACGCTCATTCAGCCGCTTGATGGTCCAGGAAGCTGCGCGCCTGCTGGAAGAGTTCGGCGCCGAAACCCGTATCTTCGACCCTTCCGGCCTGCCGCTCCCGGATGACGCTCCGGACTCCCACGAGAAGGTGCTGGAACTCCGCGAGCTGATGCAATGGTCCGAGGGCCAGGTGTGGTGCTCGCCCGAGCGTCACGGTTCTATGAGCGCAGTCTTTAAGGCGCAGATCGACTGGGTACCTTTGGCCATGGGCGCCGTACGTCCGACCCAGGGCAAGACATTAGCGGTGATGCAGGTTTGTGGTGGCTCGCAGTCGTTCAACGTGGTGAACCAATTGCGCGTGCTGGGCCGTTGGATGCGCATGTTCACTATCCCTAACCAGTCGTCGGTTCCAAAAGCCTTCCTGGAGTTCGATGATGCCGGGCGCATGAAACCTTCTTCCTTCTATGACCGGCTGGTTGATGTGATGGAAGAACTGACCAAGTTCACGCTGCTATTGCGCGACCGCCAGGATTACCTGGTGGATCGCTACTCCGAGCGCAAGGAGTCGGCGGAAGAGCTGTCCAAGCGAGTCAATCTGCGGTCCATTTGA
- a CDS encoding ArsO family NAD(P)H-dependent flavin-containing monooxygenase gives MATDGELLDVIVIGGGQSALTVAYFLKRAKLSFLLLDAEEAAGGAWRHGWDSLTLFSPSAWSSIAGWPMPLVTEGNPDRDHVVSYLEQYEARYGFPIVRPVSVTAVERTGRGLRVRSKDRDWEARAVISATGTWSKPYVPVYPGIELYGGQQIHSAHYQSPEAFQGKRVLVVGGGNSGAQIYAELSEVADATWVTTEEPAFLPDDVDGRVLFERATERLKAQQEGRVINVPVGGLGDIVMVPPVVRARERGALRSVRPFVSFTPDGVVWPNGEKTQVDAVIWCTGFRPALDHLRDLDVLDDSGKVEVDGSRSIREPRLWLVGYGDWTALASATLIGVTRTARSTVNEVVEYLNSLEQPDA, from the coding sequence ATGGCCACCGACGGCGAACTACTCGATGTCATCGTGATTGGCGGCGGGCAGTCCGCGCTTACGGTGGCCTATTTTCTCAAGCGGGCCAAGTTGTCGTTTCTGCTGCTCGACGCCGAAGAGGCTGCGGGCGGGGCGTGGCGCCATGGCTGGGACTCGCTGACGCTATTCTCACCCTCAGCATGGAGCTCGATCGCGGGCTGGCCGATGCCGCTAGTCACCGAAGGTAATCCCGATAGGGATCACGTGGTCAGCTATCTGGAGCAGTACGAGGCGCGCTACGGGTTTCCTATCGTTCGCCCCGTCAGCGTTACGGCGGTGGAGCGAACCGGGCGTGGCCTTCGTGTTCGCTCGAAGGACCGCGACTGGGAAGCCCGTGCCGTCATCAGCGCAACGGGGACTTGGAGCAAACCCTATGTTCCGGTTTATCCGGGGATAGAGCTGTACGGGGGGCAGCAAATTCACTCCGCCCATTATCAGTCACCAGAGGCTTTCCAAGGAAAGCGCGTGCTGGTCGTTGGTGGTGGCAACTCGGGGGCGCAAATCTATGCGGAGCTGTCCGAGGTCGCCGACGCAACGTGGGTAACCACGGAGGAGCCGGCGTTTCTGCCTGATGATGTCGATGGCCGGGTGCTGTTCGAGCGGGCTACCGAGCGCCTCAAGGCTCAACAGGAGGGCCGTGTTATCAACGTACCGGTCGGCGGGCTTGGCGATATAGTCATGGTGCCCCCGGTGGTCCGGGCCCGCGAGCGAGGAGCCCTACGGTCTGTAAGGCCTTTTGTCTCATTCACGCCTGACGGGGTCGTCTGGCCCAATGGTGAGAAAACCCAGGTCGATGCGGTGATCTGGTGTACCGGTTTCCGGCCGGCTCTGGATCACTTGCGGGACTTGGACGTGCTGGATGACAGCGGTAAGGTCGAGGTTGACGGGTCGCGCTCTATTCGCGAGCCGCGCCTCTGGCTGGTCGGATATGGCGACTGGACCGCCCTGGCCTCGGCGACGCTGATCGGCGTCACCCGTACCGCGCGCAGCACCGTAAACGAAGTAGTGGAATACCTGAACAGCTTGGAGCAGCCGGATGCATAG
- a CDS encoding cyclin-dependent kinase inhibitor 3 family protein, whose amino-acid sequence MSMSHPYSMKSLPHAPGALIFTPCPGTQASDLAESLKTLKQAGAVALVTLMSDTELQENGVGELGVAARQYGLEWYQLPIEDDQAPDQTFEARLGEIRHQLDDLLASNKALAIHCKGGSGRTGLFAARLLIESGMPRREAIAWVQELRPRAIQKPAHINYINQFGED is encoded by the coding sequence ATGAGCATGTCACATCCCTACTCGATGAAATCGCTGCCCCATGCCCCAGGAGCGCTAATTTTCACACCCTGCCCGGGCACCCAGGCCAGCGATCTTGCTGAAAGCCTGAAGACGCTGAAGCAGGCTGGCGCCGTGGCGCTGGTTACCCTGATGTCGGATACAGAGCTTCAGGAAAACGGCGTTGGTGAGCTTGGCGTCGCGGCCAGGCAGTATGGGTTGGAGTGGTACCAGTTGCCGATCGAGGATGATCAGGCTCCTGATCAAACCTTCGAGGCTCGGTTGGGGGAGATTCGCCACCAGTTAGACGATTTGCTCGCTTCCAACAAGGCCCTGGCCATCCACTGCAAGGGCGGCTCCGGTCGCACCGGGCTGTTCGCTGCCCGTCTGCTGATCGAATCCGGAATGCCGCGTCGCGAGGCGATCGCTTGGGTGCAGGAGCTTCGCCCACGGGCGATTCAGAAGCCTGCGCACATCAACTACATCAACCAATTCGGCGAAGACTGA
- a CDS encoding arsenate reductase ArsC, with product MKVLFMCTHNSCRSILSEALFNHLAPEGMEAVSSGSFPSGKVNERALKTLEAAGIPTAGLSSKASDVFESSPPDIVVTVCDRAAGEACPIFFGPSLKAHWGLADPSAVTGSEAEIEQAFQTTLAKIDERVRAFIALPFSQLSQDELKAELARIGAL from the coding sequence ATGAAAGTCTTGTTCATGTGCACCCACAACAGCTGCCGCAGCATCCTGTCCGAGGCGCTGTTCAATCATCTGGCCCCCGAGGGTATGGAAGCTGTGAGCTCGGGTAGCTTCCCAAGCGGCAAGGTCAATGAGCGGGCGCTGAAGACCTTGGAAGCCGCCGGTATCCCCACCGCTGGTCTTTCAAGCAAGGCCTCGGATGTCTTCGAGAGCTCTCCTCCCGACATAGTCGTCACCGTGTGCGATCGAGCTGCCGGCGAAGCCTGCCCGATCTTCTTCGGTCCATCGCTCAAAGCCCACTGGGGCCTGGCCGACCCTTCGGCGGTTACCGGCAGTGAGGCGGAAATCGAACAAGCCTTCCAGACCACACTTGCGAAGATCGATGAGCGCGTGCGCGCTTTCATTGCGCTGCCCTTCTCGCAACTGAGCCAGGACGAACTGAAAGCCGAACTTGCTCGCATCGGCGCGCTGTAG
- a CDS encoding metalloregulator ArsR/SmtB family transcription factor gives MRETLTPPIVFKCLADETRARMTLLIASEGELCVCELTCALDLSQPKISRHLAQLREAGILMDRRQGQWVYYRLNPSLPEWVQMMLKSVVDANAQWLSADAVRLAEMGERPQSPAACA, from the coding sequence ATGCGGGAAACCCTAACCCCCCCCATCGTTTTTAAATGTCTCGCTGACGAAACACGAGCCCGGATGACCTTGCTGATCGCCAGTGAAGGCGAGCTATGCGTATGTGAGTTGACCTGCGCACTCGACCTCAGCCAGCCGAAGATTTCTCGGCATCTTGCTCAATTGCGAGAAGCCGGAATCCTCATGGACCGGCGGCAGGGACAATGGGTGTATTACCGCCTCAATCCGTCCTTGCCAGAATGGGTGCAGATGATGCTCAAGAGTGTTGTCGATGCAAACGCCCAGTGGCTAAGCGCCGATGCTGTGCGCCTTGCTGAAATGGGCGAGCGTCCACAAAGCCCTGCTGCTTGTGCTTGA
- a CDS encoding LysR family transcriptional regulator — translation MSINFDLNDLQAFRAVVEQGSFRRAADTIRITQSALSRRIEKLESALGVKLLERTTRKVSLTNVGRAFLPQVERLLDDLDLALLSVGDGGTLRTGTLTIACVPSAAYYFMPHAIRAFHSQYPKVRINLYDASANEVSAAVASGEADFGLSFTGNLAPEIEFSVLLEERYVIACRQDHPLAKLDKVTWAQAYEHDYITLGKSSGNRLVLDRALAGMQVSKESVCEARHVTTLLGLIEAGLGIAAVPSIALPMTPHPILASIALVEPEVSRKMGLLTRRGRTLTPAALEMVRLIGELPGVLPGD, via the coding sequence TTGAGCATCAACTTCGATCTGAATGACCTGCAGGCCTTCCGTGCCGTGGTCGAGCAAGGCAGCTTCCGCCGCGCCGCCGATACCATTCGCATCACCCAGTCGGCGTTGAGCCGGCGTATCGAAAAACTCGAGTCGGCGCTGGGCGTGAAGCTGCTCGAGCGGACCACGCGCAAGGTGTCGCTGACCAATGTCGGGCGCGCCTTCCTGCCCCAGGTCGAACGCCTGCTGGATGATCTGGACTTGGCGCTGCTCAGCGTCGGTGATGGTGGCACGCTGCGCACCGGCACCCTGACCATCGCCTGTGTGCCGTCAGCGGCCTACTACTTCATGCCCCACGCGATCCGCGCCTTCCATTCGCAGTATCCGAAAGTTCGGATCAACCTGTACGACGCCTCCGCCAACGAAGTCAGCGCCGCCGTGGCTTCCGGTGAAGCAGACTTTGGCCTGAGCTTCACTGGCAACCTCGCCCCGGAGATCGAGTTCAGCGTCCTGCTCGAGGAGCGCTATGTCATCGCCTGCCGCCAGGATCACCCGCTTGCCAAGCTGGACAAGGTGACCTGGGCACAAGCCTACGAGCATGACTACATCACTCTGGGCAAATCGTCAGGCAACCGCCTGGTACTGGATAGGGCGTTGGCCGGGATGCAGGTCAGCAAAGAGAGTGTCTGCGAAGCCAGGCATGTGACCACCCTGCTCGGCCTGATCGAAGCAGGCCTGGGCATCGCGGCGGTGCCATCGATCGCACTGCCGATGACCCCGCATCCGATCCTCGCCAGCATTGCACTGGTCGAACCGGAGGTCAGCCGCAAGATGGGCCTGCTCACGCGCCGCGGCCGCACGCTGACGCCTGCGGCACTTGAGATGGTCAGGTTGATTGGCGAACTGCCTGGCGTATTACCGGGCGACTGA
- a CDS encoding arsenic transporter, producing MFIAFLIFLATIVLVIWQPKGLGVGWSAGLGAVVALLAGVVNLSDIPVVWQIVWNATATFIAVIIISLLLDEAGFFEWAALHVARWGNGSTRKLFAFIILLGAAVSALFANDGAALILTPIVIAMLLALRFSPAATLAFVMAAGFIADTASLPLVVSNLVNIVSADYFGIGFSEYASIMVPVNLVSIAATLGMLLWFFRKDLPRTYELDQLKAPEAAIRDKATFVAGWWVLALLLVGFFAIEPLGVPISAIAAACALILYLIAAHGHVISTRKVLKDAPWQVVVFSLGMYLVVYGLRNAGLTDYLTQILNVFTGYGVWGASLGTGLLAAGLSSVMNNMPTVLVGALSIHSAEATGIVREAMIYANVIGCDLGPKITPIGSLATLLWLHVLARKNIVITWGYYFRTGIVLTLPILLATLAALAIRLSF from the coding sequence ATGTTCATCGCATTTTTGATTTTTCTCGCAACGATCGTTCTGGTGATCTGGCAGCCAAAGGGTCTGGGGGTGGGCTGGAGCGCTGGTCTAGGGGCGGTCGTGGCGCTACTGGCGGGCGTAGTGAATCTGTCTGATATCCCAGTGGTGTGGCAGATAGTATGGAACGCCACCGCAACGTTTATCGCTGTCATCATCATCAGCCTTTTGCTGGATGAGGCGGGTTTCTTCGAATGGGCAGCGTTGCATGTGGCCCGCTGGGGCAACGGCAGTACCCGCAAGCTGTTCGCTTTCATCATTCTCCTGGGAGCAGCAGTGTCGGCGTTATTCGCCAATGATGGCGCAGCGCTGATCCTGACGCCGATCGTTATCGCCATGCTGCTTGCCCTGCGTTTTTCCCCGGCGGCGACGTTGGCATTTGTCATGGCAGCAGGTTTTATCGCCGATACCGCGAGCCTGCCGCTGGTGGTGTCCAACCTGGTGAACATCGTTTCCGCCGACTACTTTGGCATCGGTTTCAGCGAGTACGCCTCGATCATGGTGCCGGTGAACCTGGTCAGTATCGCCGCCACGCTGGGAATGCTGCTGTGGTTCTTCCGCAAGGACCTGCCGCGAACCTATGAACTCGACCAACTGAAGGCTCCCGAAGCCGCTATCCGCGACAAGGCGACGTTCGTTGCCGGCTGGTGGGTGCTTGCGCTGTTGCTGGTCGGCTTCTTCGCCATCGAGCCGCTGGGCGTTCCGATCAGCGCCATCGCTGCTGCCTGTGCGCTGATCCTCTACCTGATCGCTGCGCATGGGCACGTGATCTCAACCCGCAAGGTGCTCAAGGACGCGCCTTGGCAGGTCGTGGTGTTCTCGCTTGGCATGTACCTGGTGGTCTATGGCCTGCGTAATGCCGGCCTCACCGACTACCTGACGCAGATCCTCAATGTCTTCACCGGCTACGGGGTCTGGGGCGCATCCCTCGGGACGGGGCTGCTCGCCGCTGGCCTGTCGTCGGTCATGAACAACATGCCCACTGTACTGGTAGGAGCTTTGTCGATCCATTCCGCCGAGGCCACTGGCATCGTGCGTGAGGCCATGATCTACGCCAACGTCATCGGCTGTGACCTCGGTCCGAAAATCACCCCAATCGGCAGCCTGGCCACCTTGCTGTGGCTGCACGTGCTGGCCCGCAAAAACATCGTTATCACCTGGGGTTACTACTTCCGCACCGGTATCGTCCTGACGCTGCCGATCCTGCTTGCCACCTTGGCCGCATTGGCCATACGCCTGAGCTTTTGA
- a CDS encoding MFS transporter, translating into MSLPSRSVPEGKSKAGMVFRVTSGNFLEQFDFFLFGFYATHIAAAFFPASNEFASLMMTFAVFGAGFLMRPLGAVILGAYIDDVGRRKGLIVTLAIMASGTLLIVLVPGYASIGLLAPALVLIGRLLQGFSAGAELGGVSVYLAEMATPGHKGFYASWQSASQQVAIVVAAALGFALNEWLSAAEIAQWGWRVPFAVGCMIIPMIFLLRRNLQETEEFAARKHRPTMKQVLATLAANSGVVLFGMLMVAMTTTAFYMITVYAPTFGKTVLQLSTGDALLVTLLTAVSNFIWLPIGGTLSDRLGRKPLLLAMSLMTVITAYPALTYLAQAPTFGHMLEVLLWFSFLYGMYNGAMIPALTEIMPVEVRVAGFSLAYSLATALFGGFTPAISTWMIHVTNDKAAPAYWMMFAALCAFVATWMLYRRLANRAVVAV; encoded by the coding sequence ATGAGTCTGCCGTCACGCTCGGTGCCCGAGGGCAAGTCAAAGGCCGGTATGGTCTTCCGGGTAACGTCCGGAAACTTCCTTGAACAGTTCGACTTCTTCCTGTTCGGCTTCTACGCCACACACATCGCGGCGGCCTTCTTCCCCGCGTCCAATGAATTCGCTTCGCTGATGATGACCTTCGCCGTGTTCGGCGCCGGCTTCCTCATGCGCCCGCTGGGTGCGGTAATCCTGGGTGCGTACATTGATGACGTCGGTCGACGCAAAGGGCTGATCGTCACCCTGGCGATCATGGCCAGCGGGACCTTGCTGATCGTGCTGGTGCCCGGCTACGCCAGCATCGGGCTACTGGCCCCGGCGCTGGTGCTGATCGGGCGCTTGTTGCAAGGGTTCTCGGCGGGCGCCGAGCTGGGCGGTGTGTCGGTGTACCTGGCCGAAATGGCCACGCCGGGGCACAAGGGTTTCTACGCCAGCTGGCAGTCCGCCAGCCAGCAGGTGGCGATCGTCGTCGCCGCCGCACTGGGCTTTGCCCTCAACGAATGGCTGTCTGCCGCCGAGATCGCCCAGTGGGGCTGGCGCGTGCCGTTTGCCGTGGGCTGCATGATCATCCCGATGATCTTCCTGCTGCGTCGCAACCTGCAGGAAACCGAAGAGTTTGCCGCCCGCAAGCATCGCCCTACCATGAAGCAGGTGCTGGCGACGCTGGCTGCCAACTCCGGCGTGGTACTGTTCGGCATGCTGATGGTGGCCATGACCACAACAGCCTTCTACATGATCACGGTGTACGCGCCAACCTTCGGCAAGACCGTGCTGCAGTTGAGTACCGGTGATGCACTGCTGGTGACCTTGCTGACGGCGGTGTCGAACTTCATCTGGTTGCCCATCGGCGGCACACTCAGCGACCGCCTTGGGCGCAAGCCGCTGCTGCTGGCCATGTCGCTGATGACCGTGATCACCGCCTACCCGGCGCTGACCTATCTGGCTCAGGCGCCGACCTTTGGTCACATGCTCGAAGTGCTGCTGTGGTTCTCGTTCCTGTACGGCATGTACAACGGTGCGATGATCCCGGCGCTGACCGAAATCATGCCAGTCGAAGTGCGGGTGGCAGGTTTCTCGCTGGCCTATAGCCTGGCGACTGCACTGTTCGGCGGTTTCACCCCGGCGATCTCGACCTGGATGATCCACGTCACCAACGACAAGGCAGCACCGGCCTACTGGATGATGTTCGCTGCACTCTGTGCATTCGTTGCTACCTGGATGCTCTACCGTCGCCTGGCCAACCGCGCAGTGGTGGCCGTATGA
- a CDS encoding substrate-binding domain-containing protein translates to MRAALKALLAATLLAGGSIAQAAELTVMTSGGFTAAYKQLGPQYAAQSGDTLVTVLGPSMGKAPEAIPNRLARGEHADVVIMVGYALDELIRQGKVDPASRVELADSRIGLVVREGQAKPAIGTADELKRTLLAAQSVAYSDSASGVYIEKELYKKLGIQDQLVGKSTMVERIPVASQVAKGTYQLGFQQVAELLPVPGVTYVGKIPESLQSVTRFAAGIPKTAEHPAEAKQLLNYLASPDVQPAVRATGLDSVAR, encoded by the coding sequence ATGAGAGCTGCGTTGAAAGCGTTGCTGGCCGCTACTTTGCTCGCTGGCGGCAGCATTGCCCAGGCTGCCGAACTGACTGTGATGACCTCGGGCGGCTTCACTGCCGCCTACAAGCAACTGGGGCCGCAGTATGCGGCGCAGAGCGGCGATACCTTGGTCACCGTGCTGGGGCCGTCCATGGGCAAGGCCCCCGAGGCGATCCCCAATCGCCTCGCTCGTGGCGAGCACGCGGATGTGGTGATCATGGTCGGCTATGCACTGGACGAGCTCATCCGTCAGGGCAAGGTCGACCCGGCATCGCGGGTGGAGCTGGCAGACTCGCGCATTGGCCTGGTAGTCCGGGAAGGGCAGGCCAAACCCGCGATCGGCACCGCTGACGAATTGAAGCGGACCTTGCTGGCGGCACAGTCAGTGGCCTACTCGGACAGCGCCAGCGGCGTGTACATCGAGAAGGAGCTGTACAAGAAGCTGGGTATCCAGGACCAACTGGTCGGCAAGAGCACCATGGTGGAGCGCATTCCGGTGGCCTCGCAGGTGGCAAAGGGCACCTATCAACTTGGCTTCCAGCAGGTTGCCGAGCTGTTGCCTGTGCCGGGTGTCACTTACGTTGGCAAGATCCCGGAAAGCCTGCAGTCGGTGACCCGCTTTGCCGCTGGCATCCCGAAAACCGCCGAGCACCCGGCAGAGGCGAAGCAGCTGCTGAACTACCTCGCTTCGCCCGACGTGCAGCCTGCCGTGCGCGCCACCGGGCTGGATTCAGTCGCCCGGTAA
- a CDS encoding DoxX family protein, which produces MNTFKGTTAVVGRVLLAMLFLLSGFSKLASPEGTIAYIESSGLPFPVLSYLAALGVELGLAALLIIGFQTRIVAVVMALFTVMAAFAFHNNLADQGQFINFFKNISIAGGLLQIAAFGGGALSVDALIGNNKARAAGKTVLKAA; this is translated from the coding sequence ATGAACACTTTCAAAGGTACAACTGCAGTCGTCGGTCGTGTTTTGCTGGCCATGCTCTTCCTACTCAGCGGCTTCAGCAAGCTGGCTTCGCCTGAGGGCACCATCGCCTACATTGAATCGAGCGGCCTGCCCTTCCCGGTACTGAGCTACCTGGCCGCACTGGGTGTTGAGCTCGGCCTCGCGGCATTGCTGATTATCGGGTTTCAAACCCGCATCGTCGCGGTGGTCATGGCGCTGTTCACCGTGATGGCCGCCTTCGCCTTCCACAACAACCTGGCGGACCAAGGGCAGTTCATCAACTTCTTCAAGAACATCTCGATTGCAGGCGGCCTGCTGCAGATTGCAGCGTTTGGTGGGGGGGCATTGAGCGTGGATGCGCTGATCGGCAACAACAAAGCGCGGGCGGCAGGGAAGACTGTACTGAAAGCAGCTTGA
- a CDS encoding DUF4917 family protein translates to MPYPVKPWAEIAQHYQRGTILLGNGASIAVSQSFAYRSLLEHVRENELLQNDVARLFEFFETEDFELILRVVWQASNVNKSLEIPDQRTHEAYVRVRDCLIQAVRDVHPEYHQITDHLPNMYRYLKEFDTVLSLNYDLLVYWTVAYGLNIPDGHMFKDCFVDGGVFDDDWRRFRKLYKERVNTLVFYPHGSLALCRNNIEEEFKIRALGGGLLEAILQEWKNERVVPLFVSEGTMRQKVASIQNSYYLSTVYREVLTAPRKTLTLFGWGLGEHDRHLLKRMKGTGIERVAVSVFRGYQPYCNMAYQIIQDDLGPVDVDFFDSESPGCWVQPE, encoded by the coding sequence ATGCCATACCCCGTAAAGCCATGGGCAGAAATAGCTCAGCATTATCAGCGCGGTACCATCTTGTTGGGCAACGGCGCGAGTATCGCTGTGTCGCAGAGTTTTGCGTACCGCTCACTGCTAGAACATGTCAGGGAAAATGAGCTGCTCCAGAACGACGTGGCGCGTCTGTTCGAGTTTTTTGAGACAGAAGATTTTGAGCTAATTCTGCGGGTCGTCTGGCAAGCATCCAACGTCAACAAATCGTTGGAGATCCCAGATCAGCGTACCCACGAAGCCTACGTGCGCGTCCGGGATTGCCTGATCCAGGCAGTGCGGGATGTTCACCCTGAATATCACCAGATCACCGATCATCTGCCGAACATGTACCGGTATCTGAAGGAGTTCGACACGGTCTTGTCGCTAAACTATGACCTGCTGGTTTACTGGACGGTGGCCTATGGTCTCAACATCCCGGACGGCCATATGTTCAAAGACTGCTTCGTCGATGGCGGGGTATTCGATGACGACTGGCGTCGATTCCGGAAGCTGTACAAGGAGCGAGTGAATACGTTGGTGTTCTACCCCCATGGCAGCTTAGCTTTATGCCGCAACAACATAGAGGAAGAGTTCAAGATCCGCGCATTGGGCGGCGGCTTGCTGGAAGCCATTCTTCAGGAGTGGAAAAACGAGCGTGTGGTACCGCTGTTTGTCAGTGAAGGAACCATGCGTCAGAAGGTAGCTTCGATTCAAAATAGCTACTACCTGTCGACTGTCTATCGAGAGGTGCTTACGGCGCCCCGGAAGACACTGACACTGTTCGGTTGGGGCTTGGGGGAGCACGACAGGCATTTGCTCAAGCGAATGAAGGGGACGGGCATTGAGCGCGTAGCCGTCTCAGTCTTTCGGGGATATCAGCCTTATTGCAACATGGCTTACCAAATCATTCAGGATGACCTGGGGCCAGTTGACGTCGATTTCTTCGACAGTGAGAGCCCGGGCTGCTGGGTTCAACCCGAATAG
- a CDS encoding arsinothricin resistance N-acetyltransferase ArsN1 family B: MHSGIEIRIAGPEDAAAIQAIYAPIVLHTAISFEEVAPSAEEMRQRIETTLHTYPYFVAVQQGRVVGYAYASQHRARAAYRWAVDVTVYVAEGQRRSGIGRQLYDVLLPVLKQLGYRSAYAGISLPNEGSVGLHERLGFQHIGTFSQVGFKLGAWHDVGYWRFDFGGEGCRPEAPTSFLSQIPMPR, from the coding sequence ATGCATAGCGGAATCGAGATTCGTATTGCTGGTCCAGAAGACGCTGCAGCCATACAGGCTATCTACGCTCCGATTGTGCTCCACACTGCCATCTCGTTTGAAGAGGTAGCGCCGAGCGCGGAAGAAATGCGCCAGCGTATCGAGACGACGCTTCATACCTATCCATATTTTGTGGCTGTGCAGCAAGGTCGGGTGGTCGGTTATGCCTATGCTAGCCAGCATCGAGCGCGAGCGGCATATCGGTGGGCGGTAGATGTGACCGTCTACGTTGCAGAGGGGCAGCGTCGGAGTGGGATTGGCCGGCAGCTTTATGACGTTCTCCTGCCGGTTCTGAAGCAGCTAGGATATCGTTCTGCATACGCGGGTATTTCTTTACCGAACGAAGGAAGCGTGGGTCTCCATGAGCGACTCGGCTTTCAGCACATCGGTACGTTTTCGCAGGTCGGGTTCAAACTCGGTGCGTGGCATGACGTGGGATATTGGCGGTTTGATTTCGGTGGCGAGGGTTGTCGGCCTGAGGCTCCTACAAGCTTCTTATCCCAAATCCCGATGCCGCGTTAG